From a single Mycolicibacterium mengxianglii genomic region:
- a CDS encoding RidA family protein gives MKPVSSDVAGITTEQSPYPAWVQYDHTIYVSGQVSFDDDGNVVGEGDPALQTEVALDRLARVLAAAGSDLDHVVSTTVYVTSASYAAEMNRVWRQKFGAHRPARATVVAGLLDERLLVEISATAVPVSDGDR, from the coding sequence ATGAAACCGGTTTCGTCGGACGTCGCGGGAATCACCACCGAGCAGAGCCCCTACCCGGCCTGGGTGCAGTACGACCACACGATTTACGTGTCGGGCCAGGTGTCGTTCGATGACGACGGCAACGTCGTCGGTGAGGGCGACCCGGCCCTCCAGACCGAGGTCGCTCTGGATCGCCTGGCGCGGGTGCTCGCCGCAGCGGGGTCCGACCTGGACCACGTCGTGTCGACCACGGTGTACGTGACCTCGGCGTCCTACGCCGCCGAGATGAATCGAGTGTGGCGCCAGAAGTTCGGTGCGCACCGGCCCGCCCGGGCCACGGTGGTGGCGGGTCTGCTCGACGAGCGGCTGCTGGTCGAGATCTCGGCGACCGCGGTGCCGGTCAGCGACGGTGACCGATGA
- a CDS encoding PPOX class F420-dependent oxidoreductase — MAATFAEVAKSEYILLTTFTKDGRPKPTPIWAAPAGENLVVITQENSWKVKRIRNTPRVTIAKCDMRGNPKGEAVEATATILDKSRTGEVYDAISKRYGLIGKTFNFFSKLRGGMDTNVGLELKAVEST, encoded by the coding sequence ATGGCCGCCACCTTCGCCGAAGTAGCCAAATCCGAGTACATCCTGCTGACCACGTTCACCAAAGACGGTCGTCCCAAGCCGACGCCCATCTGGGCGGCGCCGGCGGGGGAGAACCTCGTGGTGATCACCCAGGAGAACTCCTGGAAGGTGAAGCGGATCCGCAACACCCCGCGGGTCACCATCGCCAAATGCGATATGCGCGGTAACCCCAAAGGCGAGGCCGTGGAAGCCACCGCGACGATCCTCGACAAATCCCGCACCGGTGAGGTGTACGACGCCATCTCCAAGAGGTACGGGCTGATCGGCAAGACGTTCAACTTCTTCTCGAAGCTGCGCGGCGGGATGGACACCAACGTCGGGCTCGAACTCAAGGCCGTGGAATCAACATAA
- a CDS encoding FxsA family protein, giving the protein MRMFLLYVLVEIAVIVALTATIGFGWTLLALVGTFVLGIVLAGSQLRRQLARLRQGMSDPQGTITDSALVALGSVLVFIPGLVTTVAGLLMLAPPTRAAMRPLAGFVAARGIARQVAFVNLSGVPGAQMPRRGQYIDGEVIDVSDVADTGDARAELPSEPKPE; this is encoded by the coding sequence ATGCGGATGTTTCTGCTCTACGTCCTGGTCGAAATCGCGGTCATCGTCGCACTGACGGCGACCATCGGCTTCGGCTGGACGCTGCTCGCGCTGGTCGGCACGTTCGTGCTGGGCATCGTGCTGGCCGGCTCACAGCTGCGCCGTCAGCTCGCGCGCCTGCGGCAGGGGATGAGTGACCCGCAGGGCACCATCACCGACAGCGCACTGGTGGCTCTGGGCTCGGTGCTGGTCTTCATCCCCGGGCTGGTCACCACGGTGGCCGGGTTGCTGATGCTCGCCCCGCCCACCCGCGCTGCGATGCGGCCGCTGGCCGGGTTCGTCGCCGCCCGCGGTATCGCCCGCCAGGTCGCCTTCGTCAACCTCTCCGGAGTCCCCGGCGCCCAGATGCCGCGGCGCGGCCAGTACATCGACGGCGAAGTGATCGACGTGTCCGATGTGGCCGACACCGGTGACGCGCGGGCCGAGCTGCCATCGGAGCCCAAGCCTGAGTAG
- a CDS encoding CdaR family transcriptional regulator — protein MLSTELAQQIAVEITGVIGHNVLITDSTGVVLGSGDPERVGQFHEASVVVIKTNSTRSHTAADVQFLKGSLPGTTLPLAVGGTVVGTVGLSGPPELVGQFGQIVKRQTEILLSEANRIGVRVSRQRATEDILREVFEWHRTDISADSVQNRATALNYDLQVPRQVVLARIDQHLTPAARADADLAGAVLDWWRESPPAPQEMVGRLSRNVLAAMTPSRGVADDVFSRWGAIVERGRHRGWTIVVAAGPVASGVGQLNSSAQDARDALDLGRKFFPDRSLHDIENLRLLQLLRSAPEATRRRLVTAVFGDALRAPDWPELSRTLLVWGESGFNVTRTAEKLHLHRNTLTYRLAKLEKLTGHQTAGSTGESVLLYVAAMMDDAVTT, from the coding sequence GTGCTCAGTACGGAGCTTGCCCAGCAGATCGCCGTCGAAATCACCGGGGTCATCGGGCACAACGTGTTGATCACCGACTCCACCGGGGTCGTCCTGGGCAGCGGCGACCCAGAGCGGGTCGGGCAGTTCCACGAGGCCTCGGTGGTGGTCATCAAAACCAACAGCACCCGCAGCCACACCGCGGCCGATGTGCAGTTCCTCAAGGGCAGCCTGCCCGGCACCACACTTCCGCTGGCGGTCGGCGGAACCGTGGTCGGAACCGTCGGGCTTTCCGGCCCCCCGGAACTGGTCGGACAGTTCGGGCAGATCGTGAAGCGCCAAACCGAGATCCTGCTCAGCGAAGCCAACCGGATCGGGGTGCGCGTCTCCCGTCAGCGGGCCACCGAGGACATCCTTCGAGAGGTCTTCGAATGGCACCGGACCGACATCTCGGCAGACAGCGTGCAGAATCGCGCAACCGCCCTGAACTACGACCTGCAGGTGCCGCGCCAGGTCGTCCTCGCCCGCATCGATCAGCATCTGACGCCGGCCGCACGCGCCGACGCTGATCTGGCGGGTGCGGTTCTCGACTGGTGGCGCGAAAGCCCGCCCGCTCCACAGGAAATGGTCGGACGACTGTCACGCAATGTCCTCGCGGCGATGACCCCCAGCCGCGGCGTGGCAGACGACGTCTTCTCCCGGTGGGGGGCGATTGTCGAGCGGGGACGCCACCGCGGATGGACGATCGTGGTCGCGGCCGGCCCGGTGGCATCGGGGGTGGGTCAACTGAACTCCTCGGCGCAGGATGCCCGCGATGCGCTCGACCTCGGCAGGAAGTTCTTCCCCGACCGCAGCCTCCACGACATCGAGAACCTTCGTCTGCTGCAGTTGCTCCGATCCGCACCCGAAGCCACCCGGCGCCGGCTCGTCACGGCGGTGTTCGGCGACGCTCTCCGCGCGCCGGACTGGCCCGAACTCAGCAGAACGCTGCTGGTGTGGGGCGAGAGCGGATTCAATGTGACCAGGACCGCCGAGAAGCTGCACCTGCACCGCAACACTCTGACCTACCGGCTCGCCAAGCTGGAGAAGCTGACCGGTCACCAGACAGCGGGGTCCACCGGCGAATCGGTGTTGCTCTATGTCGCGGCGATGATGGACGACGCGGTGACCACCTGA
- a CDS encoding RNA polymerase-binding protein RbpA, with amino-acid sequence MADRVLRGSRLGAVSYETDRNHDLAPRQIARYRTDNGEEFDVPFADDAEIPGNWLCRNGMEGTLIEGDIPEPKKVKPPRTHWDMLLERRSVEELEELLKERLDIIKTKRRGS; translated from the coding sequence ATGGCTGATCGTGTCCTGCGAGGCAGTCGCCTCGGAGCTGTGAGCTACGAGACCGACCGCAACCACGACCTGGCGCCGCGTCAGATTGCGCGGTACCGCACTGATAACGGCGAGGAATTCGATGTTCCGTTCGCCGATGACGCCGAGATCCCCGGCAACTGGCTGTGCCGTAACGGGATGGAAGGCACCCTCATCGAGGGTGACATTCCGGAACCCAAGAAGGTGAAGCCCCCGCGCACCCACTGGGACATGCTGCTGGAGCGCCGCTCGGTGGAAGAGCTCGAGGAGCTGCTCAAGGAGCGCCTCGACATCATCAAGACCAAGCGCCGGGGCAGCTGA
- a CDS encoding polyprenol monophosphomannose synthase, with the protein MTIGGTGPSLPGERPSRRTLVIVPTYNELENLPLIVGRIHAALPEVHVLVVDDGSPDGTGQLADELALADPDRVHVMHRSAKDGLGAAYLAGFGWGLSRQYSVLVEMDADGSHAPEQLHRLLDAVDEGADLAIGSRYVPGGTVRNWPARRLVLSKTANTYSRVLLGVDIHDITAGYRAYRREVLEKIDLSAVDSKGYCFQIDLTWRAINSGFRVVEVPITFTERELGVSKMSGSNIREALVKVAQWGLGGRLDRARGIVR; encoded by the coding sequence ATGACCATCGGCGGAACAGGGCCGTCCTTGCCTGGTGAGCGGCCCAGCCGACGCACGTTGGTGATCGTCCCGACGTACAACGAGCTGGAGAACCTGCCACTCATCGTCGGCCGCATCCACGCTGCGCTGCCGGAGGTCCACGTACTGGTCGTCGACGACGGAAGTCCCGACGGCACCGGTCAGCTCGCCGACGAGCTTGCCCTGGCCGACCCCGACCGGGTGCACGTCATGCACCGCAGTGCCAAGGACGGACTGGGCGCTGCCTACCTGGCCGGATTCGGCTGGGGGCTGAGCCGCCAGTACTCGGTGCTGGTGGAGATGGACGCCGACGGCAGCCACGCGCCCGAGCAGTTACACCGGCTGCTGGATGCCGTCGACGAGGGAGCCGACCTGGCGATCGGTTCGCGGTACGTGCCGGGCGGAACCGTGCGGAACTGGCCGGCGCGCCGGCTGGTGCTGTCCAAGACCGCCAACACCTACTCCCGGGTGCTGCTGGGAGTGGACATCCATGACATCACCGCCGGCTACCGGGCCTACCGCCGCGAGGTCCTGGAGAAGATCGACCTGAGCGCGGTGGACTCCAAGGGCTACTGCTTCCAGATCGACCTCACCTGGCGTGCCATCAACAGCGGTTTCCGCGTCGTCGAGGTGCCGATCACCTTCACCGAGCGAGAGCTCGGAGTGTCGAAGATGAGCGGGTCGAATATCCGCGAAGCGCTGGTGAAGGTCGCCCAGTGGGGACTGGGCGGCCGACTCGACCGCGCCCGCGGAATCGTGCGCTGA
- the lnt gene encoding apolipoprotein N-acyltransferase, with translation MSAITRTKTVADARGRKTLAWLRPRLTRLAMAIVAGLLLCVSFPPLGWWWAAIVGVALLMVVVRSPATTAAGGFGYGLVCGLTFYLPLLPWISGLVGALPWVALSAMCALFPALFALMAVAVRRLPGWPLWFAAVWMVQEWLKSTVPFGGFPWGVLGFSQTNGPLLPLTRLGGVPLVSFATVLIAAGAVAIGLEVLVWWRRGTESDGSADGPPAVVLPGLCIAAVLLATAVVHPAVRQSATGADGSPAVTVAAVQGNVPRLGLDFNAQRRAVLDNHVAETLRLAADVRAGRAPQPQFVVWPENSSDIDPLSNADAGAQITRAAEAVRAPILVGAVVAHPDSSADNPAALNTVMVWDPLHGPGERHDKKIVQPFGEYLPWRGFFSKLSSYAARAGYFVPGEGNGVVHAAGVPIGVTTCWEVIFDRAAREAVLGGAQVLTVPTNNATFDQVMSEQQLAFSRARAVEHNRYVVVAGTTGISAIIAPDGTELARTEWFQPAYLDLPVRLKTELTPATRWGPLILLVLVAVGITAVLAGAWRSVRHNGGLLRPILSSARCRRQQPITDSFGPTTESDALPGAADADTRGAT, from the coding sequence ATGAGCGCCATCACCCGGACGAAGACCGTGGCCGACGCCCGCGGCCGGAAGACGCTGGCGTGGTTGCGGCCGCGGCTGACCCGACTGGCGATGGCGATCGTCGCCGGCCTGCTGCTGTGCGTGAGTTTCCCGCCGCTGGGCTGGTGGTGGGCCGCCATCGTCGGGGTGGCGCTGCTGATGGTCGTGGTGCGCAGCCCGGCCACGACGGCCGCGGGTGGGTTCGGGTACGGCCTGGTATGCGGGTTGACCTTCTATCTGCCGTTGTTGCCGTGGATCAGCGGACTGGTCGGGGCATTGCCCTGGGTGGCGCTGTCCGCGATGTGCGCGCTGTTCCCGGCGCTGTTCGCGCTGATGGCGGTGGCGGTGCGACGGCTGCCCGGCTGGCCGCTGTGGTTCGCGGCGGTGTGGATGGTCCAGGAGTGGCTCAAGTCGACCGTGCCCTTCGGCGGTTTTCCGTGGGGTGTCCTGGGCTTCAGCCAGACGAACGGGCCGCTGCTGCCGCTGACCCGCCTCGGGGGCGTGCCCCTGGTGTCGTTCGCGACCGTGTTGATCGCCGCGGGTGCCGTCGCGATCGGGCTGGAAGTGCTGGTGTGGTGGCGGCGCGGCACCGAATCAGACGGGTCCGCCGATGGTCCGCCGGCGGTGGTGCTGCCCGGCCTGTGCATCGCGGCGGTGCTGTTGGCCACCGCGGTGGTGCACCCGGCGGTGCGCCAGTCCGCCACCGGCGCCGACGGCTCGCCCGCGGTGACCGTGGCCGCGGTGCAGGGCAATGTGCCGCGCCTGGGTCTCGACTTCAACGCGCAGCGCCGGGCGGTGCTCGACAACCATGTCGCCGAGACGCTGCGCCTGGCCGCAGATGTGCGCGCCGGCCGGGCGCCGCAGCCGCAGTTCGTGGTCTGGCCGGAGAACTCCTCCGATATCGACCCGCTGTCCAACGCCGACGCCGGCGCGCAGATCACGAGGGCCGCCGAGGCGGTCCGCGCCCCGATCCTCGTCGGCGCGGTGGTCGCGCATCCGGACAGCTCCGCGGACAACCCCGCCGCACTGAACACCGTCATGGTGTGGGACCCGCTGCACGGCCCGGGTGAACGTCACGACAAGAAGATCGTCCAGCCGTTCGGTGAGTACCTGCCGTGGCGGGGGTTCTTCTCCAAGTTGTCGTCGTACGCCGCCCGTGCCGGCTACTTCGTGCCCGGCGAGGGCAACGGCGTGGTGCACGCGGCCGGTGTCCCGATCGGCGTCACCACCTGCTGGGAGGTGATCTTCGACCGGGCGGCTCGCGAAGCGGTGCTGGGCGGCGCTCAGGTGCTGACGGTGCCTACCAACAACGCCACCTTCGATCAGGTGATGAGCGAACAGCAACTGGCGTTCTCCCGGGCCAGGGCCGTCGAACACAATCGTTACGTCGTGGTCGCCGGAACCACCGGGATCAGCGCCATCATCGCCCCCGACGGCACGGAACTGGCCCGGACCGAATGGTTCCAGCCGGCGTACCTCGACCTGCCGGTGCGCCTGAAGACGGAGTTGACACCGGCCACCCGCTGGGGACCGCTCATTTTGCTGGTCCTGGTTGCAGTGGGAATCACGGCTGTGCTGGCCGGAGCATGGCGTTCCGTCAGGCACAATGGAGGGTTATTGCGTCCGATACTGTCGTCCGCCCGCTGCCGCAGGCAGCAGCCGATCACCGACAGCTTCGGACCCACGACAGAGTCGGATGCGCTCCCCGGAGCCGCCGATGCGGACACCCGAGGAGCAACATGA
- a CDS encoding amidohydrolase produces MAVRGDVIAWLGSDDVARAQFPDADVVDLDGAFVAPAFVDAHVHVTSTGLLRSGLDLRAATSRAHCLRLIAEHAAAQQDGIIWGHGWDDSGWPQPGPPSTAEIDAVVGDRPVYLSRIDVHSALASTPLRARADGLNAADGYDAAGPLSADAHHLVRAQARALLSATQRTQARTAALDAFAAAGIVAVHECAGPQIGGLQDWQQLRDTDHGIEVLGYWGEAVDSAAAARQLMTDTGARGLAGDLFVDGALGSHTAWLNEPYADADHCGRSYLDADTIAAHVRACTEAQVTAGFHVIGDAAVSAAVDAIERVVDELGVPAVARCGHRLEHLEMVSAEQAAKLGAWGVIASVQPNFDALWGGEDGMYARRLGPDRAPRLNPFSALAAAGMPLAFGSDSPVTDIDPWATVRAATAHQSAGAAVSARAAFSAATRGGWRAGGVRDGVTGTLTVGAPASYAVWAADELEVAAPADTVQRWSTDPRSRVPALPALTPGQPSPRCLQTVHRGSVLFG; encoded by the coding sequence ATGGCGGTCCGCGGCGACGTCATCGCCTGGCTCGGAAGCGACGACGTCGCCCGTGCACAGTTCCCTGACGCCGATGTCGTCGACCTGGACGGTGCGTTCGTCGCGCCGGCGTTCGTGGATGCGCACGTCCATGTCACCTCCACCGGTCTGCTGCGCAGCGGGCTCGACCTGCGCGCAGCCACGTCCCGGGCGCACTGCCTGCGGCTGATCGCCGAGCACGCCGCCGCGCAGCAGGACGGGATCATCTGGGGACACGGTTGGGACGACTCGGGCTGGCCGCAGCCCGGACCGCCGAGCACCGCGGAAATCGACGCCGTGGTCGGGGACCGGCCGGTGTACCTCTCCCGCATCGACGTGCACTCGGCGCTGGCGTCCACCCCGCTGCGGGCTCGCGCTGATGGACTGAACGCCGCCGACGGCTACGACGCTGCCGGGCCGCTGAGCGCCGACGCCCACCACCTGGTGCGGGCGCAGGCCCGCGCGCTGCTCAGTGCCACCCAACGGACCCAGGCCAGAACCGCTGCACTCGACGCCTTCGCCGCCGCCGGAATCGTCGCTGTCCACGAATGCGCGGGCCCGCAGATCGGCGGCCTGCAGGACTGGCAGCAGCTGCGCGACACCGACCACGGGATCGAGGTCCTCGGTTACTGGGGTGAGGCTGTGGACTCCGCCGCCGCCGCCCGGCAGCTGATGACCGACACCGGCGCGCGCGGCCTGGCCGGGGACCTGTTCGTCGACGGAGCGCTGGGCTCGCACACCGCGTGGCTGAACGAGCCCTATGCCGACGCCGATCACTGCGGACGCAGTTATCTGGACGCCGACACCATCGCCGCACACGTACGCGCCTGCACTGAAGCGCAGGTGACAGCCGGATTCCACGTCATCGGCGATGCCGCGGTCAGCGCCGCGGTCGACGCCATCGAACGGGTGGTCGACGAGCTCGGCGTGCCGGCGGTGGCCCGCTGCGGGCACCGCCTCGAGCATCTGGAGATGGTGTCCGCCGAGCAGGCGGCCAAGCTCGGCGCCTGGGGTGTCATCGCCAGCGTGCAACCGAATTTCGACGCCCTCTGGGGTGGTGAGGACGGCATGTACGCCCGCCGGCTGGGACCGGACCGGGCACCTCGGCTCAATCCGTTCTCCGCGTTGGCCGCGGCGGGCATGCCGCTGGCGTTCGGGTCCGACAGCCCCGTGACCGATATCGATCCCTGGGCGACGGTCCGAGCCGCCACGGCGCACCAGAGTGCCGGGGCCGCGGTATCGGCCCGGGCAGCGTTCTCGGCGGCCACCCGCGGCGGGTGGCGCGCCGGCGGGGTGCGTGACGGCGTGACCGGAACCCTGACCGTGGGTGCGCCGGCCTCCTATGCCGTCTGGGCGGCCGACGAGCTGGAGGTCGCGGCACCGGCCGATACGGTGCAGCGGTGGTCCACCGACCCGCGCTCCCGGGTTCCGGCCCTGCCGGCGCTGACACCAGGTCAGCCGTCACCGCGATGTCTGCAGACGGTGCATCGCGGCAGCGTGCTGTTCGGATGA
- a CDS encoding sodium:solute symporter family protein, with product MTVWDWIAVAGYFVVLIVVGVQTMRKVSNPDDFAVAGNRIIWPVFFGSLAAAFLGGGASLGVAGATMRDGYVYMFAFFAFGIQTVLVGLFVAPKLKRYLGAHTLGDVMDAHYGKPARLVTGGLSILLCTGILGAQALAIGTVVNATLDIPPTPAILIGMTVTVLYSAAGGAWAVIQTDLLQFVFLGILIPVTLLIGLHAVGGPSALLDALPADHLSVLGDYSLMKFVGLFAAFLLGETLVPPYAQRTFSTPDSSHARKGFVTAGIFSFFFYFIAASIGAVALVLYPDIDPDSALPTVVTNLMPVGLLGLLVAALLAVVMSTASSYLNSSAVVFTDDLYRPLTKQEPSARKRLNMERGLSVLVGAGATLFALTVPSIVDALLYSYTLWAPTMIVPLLGAVVFGIRSAPAALSGIASGAVVTVVWQWVLGSPFGLDGLIPGVVANLVVFSAVAVATNKKYPRRAEPSTQPSLNNTGVA from the coding sequence GTGACAGTCTGGGATTGGATAGCCGTAGCCGGCTATTTTGTGGTGCTGATAGTCGTCGGCGTGCAAACCATGCGGAAGGTCTCGAATCCCGACGACTTTGCCGTAGCCGGCAACCGCATCATCTGGCCGGTGTTCTTCGGCAGCCTGGCGGCGGCCTTTCTGGGCGGCGGCGCGTCACTCGGGGTGGCCGGCGCCACCATGCGCGACGGCTACGTCTACATGTTCGCGTTCTTCGCGTTCGGAATCCAGACCGTCTTGGTCGGCCTGTTCGTGGCCCCCAAGCTCAAGCGCTACCTCGGCGCACACACCCTCGGTGACGTGATGGACGCGCACTACGGCAAGCCGGCCCGCCTGGTCACCGGCGGCCTGTCCATCCTGTTGTGCACCGGCATCCTCGGGGCGCAGGCGCTGGCCATCGGTACCGTCGTCAACGCCACCCTCGACATCCCGCCGACGCCGGCCATCCTCATCGGCATGACGGTGACCGTGCTCTACTCCGCCGCCGGCGGCGCCTGGGCCGTGATCCAGACCGACCTACTGCAGTTCGTCTTCCTCGGCATTCTGATCCCGGTCACCCTGCTGATCGGTCTGCACGCAGTCGGCGGCCCCTCGGCCCTGCTGGATGCGCTGCCGGCCGACCACCTGTCAGTGCTCGGCGACTACAGCCTGATGAAGTTCGTGGGACTCTTCGCGGCGTTTCTGCTGGGCGAGACCCTGGTGCCGCCGTACGCACAGCGGACGTTCTCGACTCCCGACTCCTCCCACGCACGCAAGGGTTTTGTCACCGCGGGCATCTTCTCGTTCTTCTTCTACTTCATCGCCGCGTCCATCGGGGCCGTCGCGTTGGTGCTCTACCCGGATATCGACCCCGATTCCGCGCTGCCGACGGTGGTGACGAATCTGATGCCGGTCGGACTTCTCGGGCTCCTGGTCGCCGCTCTGTTGGCGGTCGTGATGTCCACGGCCAGTAGCTATCTCAACTCCTCGGCGGTGGTCTTCACCGACGACCTCTACCGGCCGCTGACAAAGCAGGAGCCGTCGGCACGCAAGCGGCTGAACATGGAGCGTGGGCTCAGCGTGCTCGTCGGTGCCGGCGCGACGCTGTTCGCGCTCACGGTGCCGTCGATCGTCGATGCGCTGCTCTACAGCTACACACTGTGGGCCCCGACGATGATCGTGCCACTGCTCGGCGCGGTGGTGTTCGGCATCCGCTCCGCGCCGGCCGCGTTGTCCGGCATCGCGTCCGGAGCCGTCGTCACCGTGGTCTGGCAGTGGGTGCTCGGCAGTCCCTTCGGGCTCGACGGCCTGATCCCCGGCGTCGTCGCCAACCTGGTCGTCTTCAGCGCCGTGGCGGTAGCGACCAACAAGAAATATCCGCGGCGGGCCGAGCCCTCGACCCAGCCGAGTCTCAACAACACCGGAGTTGCCTGA
- a CDS encoding D-amino acid dehydrogenase, with amino-acid sequence MKVAIFGAGVIGVTSAYFLAREGHDVTVYEERGSVADDTSASTAGLIAPGHSYAWASPQAPRMLVRSLFGGQTSIRVKPRLDPALLRWGVSFLRECTPARSARNSSAKYEITSYSQKLLEKLTAEESLQYHQTDQGVLYLYRDAEALALADRKAELMRRNGRSQRMLSGADLAAVDPALANSTVSFAGAIHDSDDATGNPALFSKLLADTAAERFGVKFELGTRITALHTDGTSVRYAETDAGTRLEADCYVVALGTASNKLVRTAGLRVPVYPAKGYSVSVAIRDQSLAPRTGGIDERSLVAWSPFGSTLRLSAVAEFAGYDRTHTPANFAEIRTASEELFPGALDWSSVEYRSGLRPMTPDGPPIIGATPLRNLQINTGHGHLGWTMCCGAAALLAASIGGQDPEIDSTPYRFDRF; translated from the coding sequence ATGAAAGTTGCCATCTTCGGTGCCGGTGTGATCGGCGTGACGAGCGCGTACTTCCTGGCGCGCGAGGGTCACGACGTCACCGTCTACGAAGAACGCGGCAGCGTCGCCGATGACACCAGCGCAAGCACGGCCGGACTCATCGCGCCCGGTCACTCGTATGCGTGGGCGTCGCCGCAGGCACCGCGGATGCTGGTGCGGTCGCTGTTCGGTGGCCAGACGTCCATCCGGGTCAAGCCCCGCCTCGATCCGGCATTGCTGCGTTGGGGGGTGTCCTTCCTGCGGGAATGCACTCCGGCCAGATCGGCACGCAACTCGTCGGCCAAGTACGAAATCACGTCCTACAGCCAGAAGCTGCTGGAGAAGCTGACCGCCGAGGAGTCCCTGCAGTACCACCAGACCGATCAGGGCGTCCTGTATCTCTACCGCGACGCCGAGGCCCTGGCCCTGGCAGATCGCAAGGCCGAATTGATGCGGCGCAACGGCAGATCGCAGCGCATGCTCAGCGGTGCCGATCTCGCAGCCGTCGACCCGGCACTGGCCAACAGCACCGTTTCGTTCGCCGGCGCGATCCACGACTCCGACGACGCAACTGGCAACCCGGCTCTGTTCAGCAAGCTCCTCGCCGACACTGCCGCCGAACGGTTCGGCGTGAAGTTCGAATTGGGCACGCGTATCACGGCTTTGCACACCGACGGGACGTCGGTGCGCTACGCCGAAACCGACGCGGGGACGCGGCTGGAGGCGGACTGTTACGTGGTGGCGCTGGGCACCGCGTCGAACAAACTGGTCCGTACCGCGGGCCTTCGGGTGCCCGTCTACCCCGCCAAGGGCTACAGCGTTTCGGTCGCCATCCGGGATCAGTCCCTGGCACCGCGTACCGGCGGCATCGACGAGAGGTCGTTGGTCGCCTGGTCGCCGTTCGGCTCGACACTGCGGCTGTCGGCTGTCGCCGAATTCGCCGGTTACGACCGCACTCACACCCCGGCGAACTTCGCCGAAATCCGAACTGCCAGTGAAGAACTGTTTCCGGGAGCACTCGACTGGTCGTCGGTGGAATACCGCAGTGGGTTGCGTCCGATGACACCGGACGGACCACCGATCATCGGTGCCACACCGTTGCGCAACCTCCAGATCAACACCGGCCACGGGCACCTCGGCTGGACGATGTGCTGTGGTGCCGCGGCACTGCTGGCGGCGTCGATCGGCGGACAGGATCCCGAAATCGATTCAACACCATACCGTTTCGACCGTTTCTGA